From a single Lolium rigidum isolate FL_2022 chromosome 7, APGP_CSIRO_Lrig_0.1, whole genome shotgun sequence genomic region:
- the LOC124671334 gene encoding probable LRR receptor-like serine/threonine-protein kinase At1g56140, whose amino-acid sequence MPASGKDLWRLPHYRSWRMTTSPCLRALCILLRAAAYDRQGREAPGSYGGGEDHHRVFIVDSSSPRCSLLTSQLSCFLSAVGSPSDDEILMVCRLSRSGGAGRGLRQARPEGGDVMEHQRRPLHGRRHGQHRHRQHPQLQPGHQMRSLHRRQHLRMPHHQAENIRLGRGRSHTRRAAEPHRLTALTNLNLAQNYLTGPLPSFMGELTNMEYMSLGINALSGPVPKELGNLTNLIVLSFGSNNFSGSLPSELGNLAKLEQLYIDSAGVSGPLPSSLSKLTKMKQLWASDNDFTGQIPDYIGSWSSLTDLRFQGNSFQGPIPATLSNLGLLASLRIGDILNGSSSSLTFLNNLTSLNTLILRNCRISDKLVSTDFSKFTSLNLLDLSFNNITGELPQTLLNLNSLTFLKPSKLNRIITKKDFPYNQLSGSVPSWAKDSQLNLVTNNFVADSSSNSVLPMGWGCLQRGTPRFLGSPKSSSFAVDCGSMRSVSGSDNSVYEPDDASLGPASFYVTGGPTWGVSNVGRFMDSRNGSYIIYSSHQFQNTLDTELFRNARMSPSSLRYFGIGLENGNYTVTLQFAEFDFPDGQSWKSTGRRVFDIYIQGVHKEQNFDIRKEAGRKSYTAVRKQYIVPVTKNFLEIHLFWAGKGTCCIPSQGLWACDLEATRPDKVECLCV is encoded by the exons ATGCCAGCCAGTGGCAAGGACCTGTGGCGGCTGCCGCATTACCGCTCCTGGCGGATGACGACATCGCCATGTTTGAGGGCCCTCTGCATTCTGCTTCGCGCGGCAGCCTACGACAGGCAAGGGCGTGAGGCCCCGGGGTCGTATGGTGGTGGTGAAGATCACCACCGCGTGTTT ATTGTTGATTCGAGTTCCCCACGCTGTTCGCTCCTAACCAGCCAGCTTTCCTGCTTCCTGTCGGCCGTCGGATCACCATCGGACGATGAAATTTTGATGGTGTGTCGTTTGTCTCGCAGCGGCGGCGCTGGACGCGGTCTTCGCCAAGCTCGGCCAGAAGGCGGGGACGTCATGGAACATCAGCGGCGACCCCTGCACGGGCGCCGCCACGGACAACACCGACATCGACAGCATCCCCAACTTCAACCCGGCCATCAAATGCGAAGTCTGCACCGGCGGCAACACCTCCGTATGCCGCATCACCAAGCT GAAAATATACGCCTTGGACGCGGTCGGTCCCATACCAGAAGAGCTGCGGAACCTCACAGGCTCACAGCCTTGACCAATCT AAATTTAGCACAAAATTACTTAACAGGGCCTTTACCATCCTTCATGGGCGAGTTGACTAATATGGAGTACAT GAGTTTGGGTATCAATGCATTATCTGGACCTGTACCCAAGGAGCTCGGGAACCTTACGAATCTTATAGTACT AAGCTTTGGCTCAAACAATTTTAGTGGCTCGCTTCCTTCGGAACTGGGAAACCTGGCAAAACTTGAGCAGCT GTACATTGATAGTGCTGGCGTTAGTGGACCACTACCATCATCACTTTCCAAGCTTACGAAAATGAAACAATT GTGGGCATCAGATAATGATTTTACTGGGCAAATACCAGATTATATTGGGAGCTGGAGTAGTTTAACAGATCT GAGGTTTCAAGGCAATTCTTTTCAGGGTCCAATTCCAGCTACTCTTTCCAATCTGGGCCTACTGGCAAGCTT ACGAATTGGTGATATATTAAATGGGAGCTCTTCTTCACTGACATTCCTCAATAACCTGACATCTTTGAACACCCT GATTCTGAGGAACTGTAGGATATCTGATAAGCTCGTATCAACAGACTTTTCGAAATTCACGAGTTTAAATTTGCT GGATTTGAGTTTCAATAATATCACAGGAGAACTACCACAAACCTTGTTGAATCTGAATTCCCTCACCTTCCT GAAGCCTTCCAAGCTCAATAGGATCATTACTAAAAA AGATTTTCCCTACAACCAGCTCTCAGGAAGCGTTCCTTCTTGGGCTAAAGATTCTCAATT GAATCTGGTGACAAACAATTTCGTGGCCGATAGTTCCAGCAACAG TGTCTTACCTATGGGGTGGGGTTGCCTTCAGCGTGGTACACCACGTTTTCTTGGTTCTCCAAAGT CTTCTTCCTTCGCTGTGGACTGTGGTAGTATGCGATCTGTATCAGGCTCAGATAATTCTGTGTATGAACCTGATGATGCCAGCCTTGGACCTGCATCATTTTATGTTACAGGAGGGCCAACATGGGGTGTTAGCAACGTTGGAAGGTTCATGGATTCACGGAATGGAAGTTATATAATCTATAGTTCACACCAGTTTCAGAATACACTTGATACAGAACTGTTCCGGAATGCAAGGATGTCACCTTCATCCTTAAGATACTTCGGTATTGGACTCGAAAATGGAAACTATACAGTAACACTTCAATTTGCAGAGTTTGACTTCCCAGACGGTCAGTCTTGGAAGAGCACAGGGAGAAGGGTTTTCGATATATATATCCAA GGTGTCCATAAAGAGCAGAACTTTGACATAAGGAAGGAGGCAGGCCGGAAATCTTACACTGCTGTTAGGAAGCAGTACATTGTTCCTGTCACGAAGAACTTTCTTGAGATTCATCTCTTCTGGGCTGGCAAGGGCACTTGCTGCATTCCTTCTCAAGGCCTATGGGCCTGCGATCTTGAAGCGACACGACCTGATAAGGTTGAGTGTCTCTGTGTATAG